The window GATTCTACGCGATAAAATAGGCAGAAAATGTGGAGTGACTTTTTATTGTAACTGGTTTCGTTTTGGAGAAAATCGAATTCGAAGACGCGGCGCGTGCGCACGTGCCGGGGCCTCGAGTGCGCGCATAAATTTCGCAGGCGATTCTCTCGGAAACGAAAGCAGTTGTGAGGAAACTTTACTCTAcattttttgttcgttttgttgtGCTGAATCAAACTGTTATGAATTAAACTGAGTGTGCAATCTGAATTCTGATTACAGGAGCATCGAAACGCTGCTCCACTTACTGAAGGGTAGCTTAGGCACCGGAATCCTGGCGATGCCGAAAGCCTTCTACCATTCTGGCTACGCCATTGGCATAGTGGCGACGATCGTCATAGGCCTGCTTTGTACATACTGCATTCGAATCCTCGTCACCTCGCAGTACGAGCTTTGCAAGCGGAAGAAAGTGCCATCGTTAACTTACCCCGCGACCGCGGAAGCTGCGCTGCAAGAGGGTCCGGAACCTTTCAGGTGTTGCGCGAAAGCATCAGCGTGAGTAGCGAATAACGGAACTGAAATGCTGGTAGTCGAGATCAGGGCCTAGCACTTCCGCTGCTGTGGGAAAAAAATGATCTTTGCCGCcctttacatttaattataaataatcattttaaaatataatttttggcagtgagtgaaattttttgtacgtatttgttgaataacaaaagtcttttgttttatacaaaatttagtaataattatttaaaagcaatttataagtttgatacgaaattcaaacatgtattacctacttttttacacttttataaaaagtttgactttttttattagtttctaTTGATTTTAAAGGGTCATTATACTTTGATCCGCCGAAAAATaaagctatttgtaaagattttttctcagcaaatacaacatataatgaaataaatcttttgggtatttattaagctactctgatatcatagaaaaaaattttagtttgttttaatttttttttacagcgtcaatatggcacctaaaaaagaggtatgttcatgACGTAGgtaatttcccggctcaggcttatccgaaacaagaaatttcaaaaaattcttaatctgtatgtgTGTCGCTTTTAcctcttttttaggtgccatattgacgctgtaaaaaaaaaattaaacaaattgcaaaaattctttttaatttttttttgtataatataagagtagcttaataaacaccaaaaagatttatttcattatacgttgCATTTACCCAGcaaaatatcttgaaaattagtttaatttttcggcggttcaaagtagaatgaccccttaattttttctttccacCAATTTCGCCGCTTtgggcagttgccctgcttTGCGCCCCTTTAGATCGAGCCCTGGTCGAGATGTGTCACTTATCGAAGTGTACCTATTAATATGTTAAAACTATGAAACACTGAGCAGGAATTTCAGCGTTCGAAATCCTTTGTTCGCAGGCACATAATAAACCTGTTCCTCATGGTGTATCAGTTGGGGAGCTGCTGCGTGTACACTGTATTCATCAGCACGAATTTGCAAAAGGTCAGTGTCCACGGTCTGCTTAATTATTCCCTTCCATTTGAAATACTAGTTCCTACGTCAAAGTCCCTCGAATAATCAGCGATCTACCATCGATCGAAATTAATGAAATCACGTGTCAATATAAAATTCATCAGCGTCCCACGGAGCGAAGATCTCGCGGTCAACGTCCACTGCCTCGATGGTCCTTTTTTCGTCTGTGACTTCCTCCTGCCTTTCCAGCGTTCGACACTGGTGACCCAGAGACTTCGCCTCGGCTAGCCTTATAATACCAGCGCGCGTTAAATCCAGCTTTTACCGTGGAGAATCTCGCCGGAGCCAGTGGAGAAGTGCGGAGACCGCGTGGGCAGTGGAAAAAGGAGCATTTAGGTCAGGGAAACACAGCGCGACGAATGAACGATTAGACAACCAGCGGGTAATGAGCGCCGCGCTCTCGCGAGTCAAGGTGGTAATGCGCGGTGCGCGGGCAGGTTCGTTGACACTTCGCGGTACGGGGGAGGACGAGCGGACCGTTTAAAGGACGTGCTTACGAGGACAAGCGGCATTTCGGACGTTGTCCTCAGGAAGTCTCCTCTTTCACCAGGCATCTCGCTCCGCGATGAATGCTAACAACGGCCGTGAGCTGGCCGGCAGCTACTTCCGCAAGATTTGCTCTTGGTTCGAGCGTCGCAGTCTCCTCCAATGGGGAGCGAGAAAGGCGGCTTCACCTTCGTGAAAACTTAGCGCGGATAGAGTAGCCTGGCTGCCAAGGAAAAATAGGCTTTCTGCGGGACATGTGGATGTATGACGAGGTACTTGACGATTCAATACAGCGTTCGGGGAAGCCGTACAAAGATCCGCCGATAAGGGAATCGGAAGGACTACGAGCTGTCATAAATCTTGGGGAAAGGTCGCTTCTAGTTCGGCTCGACTCGATCCTGTTTCAATGCAGAGGGTCAGTTAGTCGAATGCATTCCCCTCACGTACGGAACCAAGCGAACGTTCAAATCGCTTCGTTTGTTAGCAAGAGATTCGTTCGGAGAATAATCGCTCGCGAATTAAGCGGCCTATGCGCGAAAATTGTAAATAGGTCTGCGGGTAATGCCTCAGCGAATTGTGTGACGTTATCGTGGTGGTGATTCTGGGTTCCCCTAGATTGCATTAGCAGATGTCCTTAATTCGGTTCGCCACTCGTTATGCAGCGATAATTCTTGCGCAACCGATGGGTCGGCCGGGGAATTATTATGCCCGAAGAAAATTCCTGCTGCCTCGCGGCCCGTTTGGAAACTGGACGAAGAGGACCGTGTTGGTTCGGCCAAGGAGCGGAACGCGTTGCGTACTACGTAATGTAATGGATAGTTAGAGGCGTTACGACACACGCGCCGCGCGATTACGGCAAGTGGCTAGAACGTGGATGCCACGAGGCCCGCGAAAACCTGAATCCCGGGTGCGTGAAAGAGCGCATTAATCTTGCGGAGAAGGCGCGACTTTTACGGGGAAAGGACCGTGACCTATAGGCCGAACAATGTGGCCTGATCTATCGGCAACCCGTCGCGCTTTGGAGCGTTTAGAAGCTGGCGGACACCTGTTGCGCGGACGGCCGCGTAACGGGGGAAAGTGGACGGGTTCGCTTCGCGggcttttatttaattctctGGAAGGATTATGGGGTAGGTGGAAAATTGCACGTCCGCCCACGAATCATAACAGAAACTCGTAAAGGAAAGATATAATTCGCGGTAACACGCCGCAGTGAGTGTTGAAATTACACTTTGCGGTAATGTAGCAGTGAGATGTccaatttgataaattacacGGTCTCGAGCCTCTCGGGCGGTCCGGGTGTCAATTAGGTTTGCGTCTCTGTCATTATCGATGGGAAAATAGATACGCGAAACATCTCTGCGGCGAAAAGGTATTTCCGAGCGGATTGGCGTCGATACACTGTGATATTTCGATCTGTTGCGCAACGCCGTGCACGCCGAGCGATTAGAATCGGCTCGATCTGGCTGTGACAGGAACCGCGGTGCAGTTTCCTGTTGGAGGTAAAAAGTCACGGGTGTTCAAGAACGCCTCTAACGACGGCGCGCGTTCATTCGAGGCGCGGACCGGTTTCGCGTTGCTCCGTGATAGAGGAAACTCGgactcgattgttcgtttgcgtGAGAAGCTTTTAATTGATTAATTGGACGAAGACTGAGCGAGGATATTAATGTACACGGTCGCGTTTCCTCGGCGGAGCTGTCCTTGTGGTCTGATTATGGTGTTCTGCCGTCTCGGTCGCGCATCCTGAGTCGATGCGAGAATTAGAATCGAGAGAACGGTCTATCGCGGTCGCGGAGCTAGGATAAAAAAGGTGGTAGACCGAAAATGGAACGCCTCAAGGCGGTCGGGAATGGTAGACGCGGCAATTCGATCCAGCGCATCGGTTTCTTTTTCTGGCTGTCTTGTAGCTACGGCGCAGATCGCCGATGTCGATAGCCTAACACAGTTTCTCACGGATAGAAGCGTTATTTATGATGGCGAATCTTCTTACATCCTCATCTCGTAATTACGTTCACATAATACTGCCTATTACTACGTTTAGTATCTCAATAGCGTGATAATTAATAAAGTAACGACACGAGCGAAACAGCCTTAAGCAAGGAATCAGTCATATGTGGCTCTGCGCAGCACAGGATTTATCATAATTATCGCGGAATGCGGTACCGTATAATCTGTAGCGTTACGTAAGATTCATCAATATTCTTAAGTAGTACCTACAGCAAACGTATTAGCACGTTTATCGTAATTAATACTACGCATATTAGTACGACGTAGTAGTACGTCGGACGAGTTATTACGTCGGACGAGTTATTACGTCGGACGAGTTTATACGTCGGACGAGTTTATACGTCGGACGAGTTTATACGTCGGACGAGTTATTACGTCGGACGAGTTATTACGTCGGACGAGTTATTACGTCGGACGAGTTTATACGTCGGACGAGTTAGGCGACGCCTGCTTACGCGACAGCAAGCAGCGCGTAGCACAAGGTTCGCTGTAAACGTACTGTTACATGAACACTGCTAATGCGTGCCGCGCGATACACCGCTATTCAATCGACGGCGCTTGATCAGCAGAAATTCAATAGAATTGCCCTCAACAAAACGCATTACGTGATCCGCGATTTCATACTCGATTAACGAAACCGTAGTATTACGCACGATAGCGCGGCAGCACAAGCCGATCGACGCGCGCGCGTTTAAATATATCCTCGACGCGAGTCGTTAAGTAGTTTTCCGCGCGCGTTTCGCGATACACGCCCTTCGCCGCAGGAAAGCGAATCGGATGCCGGGGCAGAATAATTATTACGTAAAGTGCGCTGCTTAGCCGTCGATTTACGCAACGGCCGGCAACCCGTGCTCCCCGTGGCCGCTCGCGAAGCCAAAGGAACTCTTTCTTCCCTGCGGAACAGAGAGAAATTCGACTCGCACGCCACGGAGATTGCAGGTGCAGCAAAAATGCCTGCCGCCTCGGTTGCGTCACTGTTACGCAAGACGAAGGCTAAATGCAATGAACGTAAACGCTGTGTGTTAAAACATGTCTCGGCTCATTTCCGGCTGTCCTTGAATTCGGGAGCGCAACCGCGCCGATATCGATGATCTCCGCGACCGATAGAGATCGGCTGGCTATTGTTAACGCGCCGGACAATGCGGAATAACACCAATTACGGTAAACATACAGCGCGATGCCTGATAACGTTAGATCGGCGATAATTGATACTGCGCGCTCCGGGGAAGTAGAAAGTGAATTGTCGCGATTGTTTCTCAAGATTTCAATGCTCGTTCGCCACTGTTTGTACAATGGAAGGATCGCATAGGATCGGTCCTGAGAATATGTCGCATAATTTCATTAACACCGCGTGTAACAGGTGTCGTTGCTTGATTCCAGGCTCTGGAGTCATATATTCCGAACATCGATCTCAGGCTGTACATGCTGGCGGTCCTGTTGCCCCTTATCCTCGTCAATTGGATCAGGAACCTGAAATTCTTGACGCCCTGCTCGACGATCGCGAACTGCATCACGTTCGCCAGTTTTGGCATCATACTGTACTATATCTTCAGGGAGCCCTTGACCTTCGAGAACCGCGAGCTGATTGGGAACGTCCAGGACTTCCCGCTGTACTTCGGCACTGTGCTCTTCGCTCTCGAGGCTATTGGCGTGGTAAGGGTCCATTTGAAGTTTAACGAACTAATTAGCATCCTAGTCCTTGGCATCCTACTATCTTGGGACCATAGTCACGCCAGTCTTGCTTATCTTTTGGTACCTCGCACTCTTACACCTTCCGAGGTGCCGGTCGCGAAAACGGTTATGGGCAATTAAGAAATCCTTGATGATTGATGCCAGATCATGCCACTGGAGAACGAAATGAAGAAACCGAAGACGTTCATCAAATCTTTCGGAGTGCTGAACATAGGAATGGGCACGATTGTCGTTCTCTACACGGCGATAGGATTTTTCGGCTACATCCGTTACGGCAGCGACATCGAGGGCAGCATCACGTTGAGCTTGACCGAGCCGATGGTGCTGGCAAAGACCGTGCAGATCCTACTAGCCGTGGCGATCTTCTTCACCCACCCCATCCAATGCTACGTGGCCATCGACATAGCCTGGAACGAGTACATCGCCCCGAATCTCGAGAAGAACTCGCACAAAGTTCTCTGGGAGTACGTCGTGAGGACCTCCCTCGTCCTTCTTACATGTGAGTGAACGCCCCATTGTCCTTCGACGAGTACGCGTGACGTCAGCGCGCGAAATGCTCGATGTTGATAGCCTTGTGGCTCGTTCGCTCTGACGTCGAACGGCACTCGTGCCTGACAGGACTAAAGGAAAGCCTCTCTCACCGCAATGTGTAACGCAATCCCTTAATAAACTGCAATTCCTCATTCGCGTGATATCGCCAAGTTTCTTAGAAGGGATGATACCCTAGCACTCCGATCTTTTTGTAACTGTGCAGGTATGTAGAGGACCTCGGTAGAAATATcgggcaatttttcgtttctacCCTTTTTCCCAAAGTGTGTatactttgtggatttttttacaagtcaacggcttgatgaagattttccgtttttgtattatgtttgcacagtattatgaactacttaaaaaaaaagtttcagttaaaaaactattgtttttcggaagttagggatacatatccgaaactctctcgattttagacggctacacGGTGGCCCTGAAACAAGCTGTgtgtcgtgtctgaaatgaaaatcagtaagatttgtttataaaatatgaTAATAGCTATCGATCTACGGCGCCGATTTTgaacaatttgaaaaataaggaaatgggGGGATCAAAGgataaagttagatttttctaagagaaaagtccacgctgtttctttataaataataaacggggaatcggaataaaaaaaggcgCCGTAGatcgatgcggaatcttattacgattctgcatgcaaaattggaagtgaattgattGAATGTAGCGCGAGGTTTTAGGACCACGGCTGCACCGCCTCGTGCTACTTGGGTTGTATCACTCAAATGGTAATAACTTCgtaaattttcctaatttttacatcggacttgttttataatatttctaaaacatcaatctatgCAAATATGTGAACAAAAATCAGATTTTTAACACTGTCACACaattatacccccttaaagattAATGTCTGATTCCCTATTTTCTAATATAGCTTCAAAACTGTAGTagctataaaaaaattattccaatgaaaacttaacggtTTGTTATGCTCTATTAAACggtgtaatcaaattgtttaaaatttgtaacttAAACAGGAAaatgtcccccgccacaaattttaaacaactcCCAGACCATTCaatttatatctactatagttttcaagatacacTAGAAAATAGGAAATCACACGGAAGATTGATTTCCTATTGTCCGACACTTCTATTGAGGTCTTCTGCAAttctgcacagtttaaaaaaaaacatttctctTACCTTTCAGTCCTGCTGGCGATAGCGATCCCCAAGTTGGACCTTTTCATCTCCCTATTCGGCGCTCTGTGCCTGTCCGGCCTGGGGCTGGCGTTCCCCGCCATCATCCAGACCTGCACGCTCTGGAAGGTCTCTAACCGCACGGAGAAGTTCGTCATAGTGGCTAAGAACATGTCCCTGGTGCTTTTTGGTCTTCTGGGCCTGGTGGTGGGCACGTACACGAGCCTGCGCGACATCATCAACAGCTTCTCGCCGAGCCAGATCTCCCAAGGGTGATGAGGAGAGTGCGCGAACGAGTGGCACGACAGGAAGCAGagaggaagaggacgaaggACGGAGGGGCGCGTTGCTCTCGGCGAGAAGCGAGCAGCGGGTGGCAATGTGATACGTAGCGAAGTTTGGTCGCCAAAAAACACAAGTACCTAGCGATTCAGCGGCGACTGGATCGAGCCAGACGAGGATCCTTCTTCTATCGGAGGTGTATTTTATAAATACGCCTCGCGGTCATGTGATACGAGACACGTTGAACGGTCTCGACAAAAGGGGAGAACGGAGACGGGCGGCGCGCCAGCGTGTCGCGCCCCGGCGTACGTACGGTCAGCTGCAGTTCCAATCGGGATTAATTTTCATCCACCGACGTGAAAACTGTTTTTATCCGTTCGTCATTAGCCGCGCCTCGTGCCGCGGGCGAAAGTATTCACCTCGACGGACGCGCCTGCGAGTTTCGCGTATTCTAAGCGGTCGAGAGTCATCGTGAGTTCTGTTTACGGAGCACGGCAGCGCTTCAGGTCGATCGAGAGTAGAACCGCGGCTCGAGCGCGCTTCAAATGTTCGTCCGCTATGCTCGTCCAAGTTTAGGACTGTTAGTGAACAAAAAGCGACATGCGTTTTACGCGAAGACGATACCGAATCATCTCGTTCTTCGTACGAGTCTTTTCATTTGTCCACGGTAAGCTTTCTTTCCTGGCCGTGGATAAACGTCAATACTCGCAATAGTATCATGAGAAATACATAGCACCAACACcattatgtttattttaaaaataaaacgatcTGTTCAATGTTTTATATAGATACAGTGTTTTAATATTAATGGTATTACAAAATACCCATCTTTTCCAGAGAAACAAACACAATTTCTCAGTCTCCAACCCCCCACTCTGTTTATTCGATTTAGAGTTTCTACTTCTTTATCGCCAAGATCTCTGCCACCTCTCATTCGCCCCAGGGATCCAGAAATACGCGCAGCCTATTGCTGGCTAAAGGGCGAGAGGTGAAAGGCCACTGGAGGGGTAGGTTTTTCCCAGGAACGCCATGAGATGTCGCCGGTTCATGCTACGGACGTATGGATCGCCGTCGGGGTGGCTGCCCCCGCATGCCTGGGGGCAACCCCGCCGCCAGTGCAGACAGTCTCGCGTTTGCACGAGTCCACGTCGCACGTGTGCACGCGACCCCATGTCGATCAGAGTCCCGTCCGTGTGTGTGCGTACGGCACACGCGTCCTGGTGCCCTTAGCACTGGCTCTGCCAACCCGTCTTTTCGCCGCCGTCCTACGTTTACTCGTCATCGAACGTAAGTGAGATCGTGGTTTACGTCGTAAATCAGGGTTTAGAGGACTTGCCAGACTCCAGTGGCGCCTTGCGAAACGCTGCAAGGGTGTTATAATCTCTGTAGAGCTTTGCGAGATTGATAGAGCCTTGGAAAATGTTGGTAGGATTGTGGGAGACTTTGATAGAGCCTTCTGTGAGTTTAGTAGCATTTTAGGAGGctctgagagagagagagagtctcGATAGTTGAGTTCTGGATATTGAACGATGGGGGTAGCTTCTGTGAGCGTCTTCTTTCTTTCAGGATATCGTCGATTGGTGAGTCGATCAGAGTGGCTGTGTTGAAACAGGAGGTGGTTTTTTCTACTTCTGTTCTCTCCTTTCGTGTTGACGTCTCGAGGTGGTTGATTACGTAACAAGGGGGTGTAGCGTTAAGACTCGCTTACGGGCAAGTGGTTTAGTTTGGTCTGGTTCTAAGTGTCATTCAGGGAGTAGCCACATTTGCTTTGTGAGTTACTTGTGATACACAGGTGTGAATGCTTGCTTTTAGACGAGGTAGATGCTTGGTTGAGTACACTAAAGGGAGGAAAATGCTTCTTCCTCAGGACTGGGGATTAAAGCAGTTCTTGCTTAGGAACAATGCCTGCAATTAATAGGAGCTGTATATCTCCATAAGAATAATTTTTAGCCTATCAATAGACACCCAGATTTTAGTTTCCAATTAATTTCAGAAAACATATCTCTACTATTCTGACTAAATAATGACCTCTTcccaaaataacaaaataaagttAATCTTTTACCTCAACGACCACCAAACGATGTCTACTGCTCCAAGGTatcatataaattaaatatcgaGTGCAAATGTAATCACATTAAATACAGATCGAATACAAAATTGTCCAAAAACGTGACCTCTCAGGTCCCTTAAACAGTGTAAGAATGAATGAAAttaaaacacaaataaacaccTTTATTCAGAGTGGTTTCAGTGAGCGCATCCGAGACTCGTTGAAAATATGCACGAGGGGATGATTGCTATTTCAGAGGAAATTATACCACCCATAGTATGTAGCTCTATTACCCCTTATACGTACGGGTCGATCGATATATTCCCTGTTAAACTTCGCTGCTGATCCGCGCACGAGGGTGTGCTCGATTTCTTTTGACGCGCATAACAGTCGCGATGGCAATCTCTTACGCGTATCCGTTAGCATGGTTATCATCCACAGGGGCGTTGACAGAGCACCGTTTCATCGAGATAGGAAAGAGAAATGTGGGCACGCATTTTATCACTCGTCCAGTCCGTTTGATAAATTCGAACGCAGGGCGCTTTTTGCAGATTTAATTtcgaatgtagatattttttacaatCTTCATTAACATTCATTGTCTGCTGTCGTTGAACAAAGGCGAGATTCTGTGCATTCAATGTGCCGTTCGCTTGGTCGCGATTTCCTTTGTGGGTCAATCGATAGGTTCCTTTCCAAACTTGACGCTAATGTGTATTTATGTAATTTCTATGGCCAAATTGATGTGCCCATTCCTGTAATGGCCAACCTTGAATAGGATGGCTTCTTATATTCAGGACAGAAATCCTAGTAAACATTGCTCATTGTTcggtattaattattaatcggcGCGATTGATGCTACATTGTTTTTAATTCACTTCTAGAGTGTGAATATATattattgtacttttatgctgTACTCATATTGTTCCGATCATACTTACTTTATTTCTGCTACATTATTCCTACGTGGTTTCTATGCGATTTTTCAAaacaggagttttcacagacttatgcaTAGGTTCAGGTCGTATACATGTTTAcaatatgctgaatttttttcaaatcgatttgtacctccgtattttcgcaatcactgcaaaacgaagaggaaatatgaatccaagaaaaacgcgtttaaagtttcgaaagaggtgCTCGACCTTTTGTCTGTGAAATCCTCaaatttgcgaattttaacacgaACCGAACGGCATTTTagtcgggaagggtggtactttcgaaaaattcaacaacaaaaatatcgagtttctgactgcctagtccccttaaagaataaaatccagttttattttctttttacaaagccccttcttcggAGGGTGGCAGGGCCCCTCGCCCTCCACCTCTCcgccctctgggtgcgccactgtttgCATCTACTCTCGATCCTCCGTCGCGAGAAATTGAAGTTTTATCACAGGGTAGTTCGCTACGGTTACTAACAGACCGGAGCCTCCGTCTGCCCCCTGTCTCTGAATCTCCTGATGGCTGCAACCGGTGGCGTAGTTCCTAGCCTGCGTCACGTGACGCGTAGCCCGCGACCCGCATGTTCCCGTTGGAAATTGAAACGCTCCGTGGTATAGCGCTGCCCAGTCGCTAGACATCCTCTGTCGCGGGCGCATTAGCGTTAGGAAGTATCCTCTTAAAGATCGCGTCACGTCTGTCCGGGTCGTGGCGAATTTCGGTTTCCCTCGGTTGCGGATGTGTTTAATCTGGTAAGTCTAGACACGATCCTCTGCGCTCTCAGCCGTCGCCAGTCATTCCTCGTCCCTTCTGTCGCGGTTTCTCAAACTCTCGCCTCGACGTCCCGCTCTTCCGAGCGTGTCGACTTCGCGCTGAAACATAACAGATTCGCTCGCGGTGAAATATGAAAAGTACCTCGGGGATTCGCTCGATCGAGCTGGAGGATCTGGTGCGTCGAGGCTGAGTGGCGGATCGAGGGTACCTTCGGAAGCTTCGCAGCTTCAGCCAGTTCTGGGAAGCATCCTTTGCGGGGTCCCATTGGAGGTTCACCATTTTTGGACTTGGGTTCGTGGATGCTCGGTAACTTCTCTTTGGACAAAGTTGCTAGTTAGTATTAGGAACTCGTAGGGTTTCATTTAACAGATGCTCAATGTTAACTTGTACCCTGTATCACTGTTTCATCCGTACTCTGCATCGTGCTAGcaataattgaggaccttgcagttTTTGAGTTTAGACGTGTAatgtatgtaaa is drawn from Andrena cerasifolii isolate SP2316 chromosome 8, iyAndCera1_principal, whole genome shotgun sequence and contains these coding sequences:
- the LOC143372735 gene encoding proton-coupled amino acid transporter-like protein acs, which encodes MSHDNLGFTSSTDGLDARRWASTANKSQNGYEPGRNRTSVYVMEMEDKKKSVQECEDDYDPYDHRTVEHPTTSIETLLHLLKGSLGTGILAMPKAFYHSGYAIGIVATIVIGLLCTYCIRILVTSQYELCKRKKVPSLTYPATAEAALQEGPEPFRCCAKASAHIINLFLMVYQLGSCCVYTVFISTNLQKALESYIPNIDLRLYMLAVLLPLILVNWIRNLKFLTPCSTIANCITFASFGIILYYIFREPLTFENRELIGNVQDFPLYFGTVLFALEAIGVIMPLENEMKKPKTFIKSFGVLNIGMGTIVVLYTAIGFFGYIRYGSDIEGSITLSLTEPMVLAKTVQILLAVAIFFTHPIQCYVAIDIAWNEYIAPNLEKNSHKVLWEYVVRTSLVLLTFLLAIAIPKLDLFISLFGALCLSGLGLAFPAIIQTCTLWKVSNRTEKFVIVAKNMSLVLFGLLGLVVGTYTSLRDIINSFSPSQISQG